CTGGCTACCGTTCTCACAAGATCCGAGGCCTATACAAAACGATCTCGTCGGTCCATCGGGAAGCCAACCGTGCACAGAGCATGATCCAACGGCAGGAAACTGTAGACGCCATCAGAAGCGACGAGAAAGAACGGCTGAGGATGAACGAGGCTCTGATGTCTCTGCTTCTGAAACTCGACTCTGTCCCTGGTTTGGATCCGACGATCAGAGAAGCTCGGAGGAAGGTTAGCCGTCAGATCGTCGGGATGCAGGAGATACTCGACGCGATATCTGAGGCTAAAGACGAGAATCAGTGGTGGTCTAACTATGGTGACGGGCAAGGCGGCGCGTGGCCTATGTACTGGGAAGAAGCGGTGGAGGAAGAGATGtgtagagagagaggcggcgaTGAGATGGAGAGATTTTGTGCTCAGTATTTGGGTTTCAGATGTTTCCAGAGATTTCTCAGAGAATGAGGGCGGTAATTTCCTGGCGTAAGTtagattttatcttttttttccgACAACTTCGTACGGTAGAATTATCTCACTTTTGTCTTTTCTTCTTTAAATCAGTCAGTCTATGTTCTGTTAAATTTAGTAACGTCGTTTTGTAAGTATGTAAACGAACTACGCGTCGTCTTGCAGCCATGAAAACGTCACGTAGTGTTTACTACACCAAGGGACCGGTGAACCTTACAATGGGATAGGGAGAGGGCCCTAATAAATAACAATCTCCTGAGTCCAAACTCAAAATTTGGATCCATATTAATTTAACAAACATGTTATGTGGCTTTTAAACAGTGCTTGatgtcaaagaaaaaaaaacagttcttTATCTAACAGTTGCAAaagaattatattattttatttgatggatATTATCGATGGAAGGCCctggaaaaagaaaaatatgtgtGTCATGGTCAAGGTTTTGGGATCGAAGACCACGGTtaagattcgaggacgaattttttttaaccCGGAGAAAATGATGCAGATAAATATTTGGGatatttccaaatatatattacgtagtttattaattatttagataattatctttattattttagggttttatggtgtttttatatatagccGTCTAGGCTTAAGTTTGTATTCAGTTGATTgattattaataaaagttaagagatttcTCTTTTGTTCCTTGTTTTCGATAGATCACAGGtgatctcaacgaatttaagaagacattgatcttaggtattcttagactaaataagatctTTGTGATTATCCTATTTTTCCGGAAATTCTCAGAATCAACGGATCTCTAGTTCTATCCTAAAAGCTTCCGCTACATCACTTTGTATACacatatacacaaaatatagatgATGGTTTATTGCTTTTTCAGTGTTAAGTTGCAATAATCTTTTCTAACCGAGCCACACTAGCACGCTgacagaaaaagaaagatagtGAGTTACTAAGTAGCATTGAGTATGTATCTTAGATATGTGATTATATATATGAACTATATAAGTAGCATTCAACATATATTACATAAAGTTTAAGGGCAAAGATCTAACATTTGAACACATTAAAGcgctttctcaaaaaaaaaaaaaaacaaacatttaacACATTATTTCAACATCAAAAAGAGCATTAAGTCGATTAGTTCCTAAGCCGCACAGCTACACTTACACCTAGAAACGCAGCGTTTGCAGTCCAGCAGCGACGGCCTGGCGACGGTGTCGCCGCCGCATGTGGTGGTGCATTTCCTCTGAGACACACTGCTCCAAAGGCAACGAGCCATGCATCGGAGCACCGGGACGCACTTAGGGCATACGTATTTCGTCTGCTATGCATGTCTTGCAGCTGTTTTGTGATGGCGGATGTTGGCAGCCACCACCGGAGCTGACGGCGTCGATTCTTGAAATCGACAGGAGGAGTGTTAAGAGGAATAGGAGGAAGATGAGAGTAGAGAAGAGCGTTTGAAACTTGTAGGTCTTCTTCATGTTGAAATTTGGTTTGTTCTGGTTTGGGAGAAAGTTGGAATTAGTTTGATATCTTTGAGAATGATATCGACTTTCTTTATAGAGGTTTTGTCAAGATATAAGAAAATATCTCTGTTGACTAGGTTAGTATCTACTGACTTCCACATGagtaaaataaatttgatagtGCAGTGCCCCAATATGCATTTAAAGCATTCATTGTTCTTGAAGTGTACAATGTCCTTTAAATGCTCTCTTCTATTCTTTTTTCTGTCAAGAAGCTCTCTTCTGTCTTTTTATTACATCAACAATTGATATACATCTATTAAAAGTTTCAGGTTGacaagaaaaacatatattagcTTTTCCCGGCAACATAGACAAACTGTAGATAAATATTCCGCTGCAACAATTGAATTTggtaatacatatatatatatatatatatatatgtatatcaatTGATGACCTCATAGAAATGTTTAGTAATTCCACAGAATGCAAGGTTTTCTCTAAGGACCTCATAGAAATGTTtagtaaaattatgaaatttctATGAAacttttttgagtttttcttttttctttttaaatttaattttaaccaAATATATGAACATACATTAATTAAGAACAAGTGTAAATTAAAGAGAAATTGTAGTAACAGAATAGTGAATAATacaatatgtttctcttcttcggGTAACTTATGTGATGGATCACAGCCAATTCTTGCGAATGTCAAAGGTATAGTTGTTCTCCAAGTAGCACTTATTATCGTCATCGACGAACTGAAATACATTTACAACACAAAAAGAGTTGTAACTAGCATGCgagaaaaactataaaaatgcAATTGTACAATGTAATTTTGAGATGTTACCAGTAACCTtatggcaaaaaaaaactatcaggAATAAAAAACGCGTAGTTTTCCACTGTACTAATTAATACTGTTTTATTTGCCAATCAAAGCATGCAACTGAGAGAGTATTCTAATTTTTCAGAATATGAAATGGTATTTAAGTATGTTTGACTAAAATTATGATGAAAAGGCTCTTTCTgtggtataaatatttttttttatatacaaacgTCATTTCAGAGTTTTGATAGATTAATATGTATGCATGATAAAAAGGGCTGATTTTTGGTACCTTAGATTTAACGGAGTAGGAGCCCCTAACAAGCATACCAGACGGTGTCGATTCTTCAAACATGACATGGTTATACGGTTCAGCCTGTGGACTGAACGTTCCTAACATCTGCTTTCTACTATATACTGTTCGCAGAAAAAGAGTAAAAACAAAAACGAGAGAAAaggtttcaaaatattattgtaaCTGATATTGTGGTAGACGAGTGCGTGAAGATATGAAAATACCCTTGATTCCGGTCTTCCAAACTGTATTGCTGTACCGGAGACCGGACACAATGTTGTTGGTCACACGGAaagtaaacacgagagtgtacttaGAGCCTTCTTTAAGAGTAAACCATGGTACCATGTCTTCTCGATCCGGTGACCTAATTGTTAAGTTCATTATCTTTACCACCGGATCCGGAGTCTCTGTACATTTTGTTATTCTATCAAAACATTTCATATATAAATCCACAATTAAAAAACATTCAATGTGGGGTTGTTAGTGAATTCCAACCGATCAATTACTCTTATTTATGTAAGTCTAAATAATGTATTAGTGTACTCAAGCTCAGAGTAAAGTGAGTTTATTATTCATGTAAAATGCCCAAGTTAATGTTTACAACTCTCTatgttatgatatatatacatccgGTTTAGTGATAGGAAGCTAAACCGATGGTTAGGCAAAAGGAAACCTTAACCAGTTGGTTCATATAATCTAATATCCTCCCCTCAAGATGGAAGGCACAAACTGTGTATTCTCATCTTGTCAATCAGATTCTTGAAAAGCCCGGTTGCACTTCCTTGGTGAGAACGTCAGCTATCTGCAACTCGGACTTGACATGAAGTGTTTTCAAGAAACCACTCTTTAAGCGCTCTCTCACCACATGGCAATCTACCTCGACATGTTTCGTGCGCTCATGATAAACAGGGTTGGAAGCAATGTATAAGGCAGACTGATTATCACAAAATAGAGTGGCCGGAGACAATGGCGAACAATGCATTTCGCCTAACACTGTTGTCAACCAAATCAGTTCACAGGTTGCATCTGCCATTGCTCTGTATTCCACCTCAGAGCTGCTTCGGGATACAGTTTGTTGTTTCTTTGCTTGCCAAGAAACCAAAGAATCACCCAAGAAGACACAATAACCAGTTATAGACTGATGAGAGTCTATACAcgcagcccaatcagcatcagaATACGCTGTTAGCTTCATCGGAGATGATGCAGAATAGAAGAGACCTTGACTAGGATCATTCTTCAGATATCGCAAGACTCTATAAGCCGCCTGTAGATGAGCATTGAAatggacttttcaagggtccTAATTAATTCAAATCATGTAGTATTtaagatgtcaatccatttctaagAGTTTTGAATCAAAGAGAATTCAGGTTTTCAATTAAGCTAAATGCAATCAATAAGATGAGGTGATTCAATCAAACtaacaagtttcaagaacaaCTAACAAGCAATTTTCAATCAAATAGATAAAGGAGGAGTCATGGACATAGGATTTTGATTTCAGATGAATAAGATATAATCTAAAATGGCAAGGTTTCAATCAACACATTTCCCTAAGTCTAGATATcaattctaagcaagttctCTTCCAAGATAAAAGCTCATTTACTCtcatgatcaaacatcaaattcctttggtttgtgtcaatcaagcaatcattaAGAATAGATCATTCAACTTTCCTACCTCCCCTAacatcaaatccctttggtagGGTAAGCTAAAAGCATGTTTagttggctcagacatttcatcgaacaccttgcGGGTAATGAAATATCTAGAGTTCTAAACCAGAATGGCCAACTTTAGCTTAGTattaagatcactcaatcaagcaaggaaacatattaatctactctaaacattctagaacatcacttaatcatcctaatcatcctaacctatgaatccaaagatgactactcactcattatcatggtagacactaaatcattagttgatctaagtcaaaacatgattaatgatcAAAGCAATCAAGTAAACACAAGAGAAATTGATCAAGATCagatctttcacctaaaagtagctttttgattagatagaaaacaaaataagatCCTAACATTAGgtttagagagtatttataTGACTTCTAAAACCTAATGGGCTCAGTCAACAACCTGAAAGAcccaaataaaacataaatttcgacaagaagaaaagaaatgttGCGGGTACGTTAGGTCGCTCCGCCAGGTCGCTCCCCATCTAGAGCGGGTTAGTCACCTCGCTCTGGAACGTCGCTCCAATATGTTTGCTTCACGTCTTCAAATTGCGCGCGGGTTCATGATGTCGCTCCACCGGGTCGCTCTGCTTCTAGAGAATCGAGGAGAAGTTGAGCTTGGACCGGGTGTCTCACCCCGCTGCGGGACGTCGCTCTAAATGCCAGCTTCACGTCTTCAAATTGCGCGCGGGTTAAGGGCCTCGCTCCGTCTTGGTCGCTCCGACTCTCGAGAGTTGAAGATGGGATGTTGGTTCGGAGCGGGTGCCGAACCCCGCTGCGTCTACCCCGCGCTGCCTTCGTTTCATCTGGAGAGGGTGTCGCAGGTCGCTCCCATTGCCCGCTCCGGTGCTCTTACTCGCTCAAACAACACTTTCCACTCTCTTTTTGATCCCAAATGCTTCCAAGTACCTCCAAGAACTCCAAAGgacactccaacacctgattAAGACTTATGCAAtgcaaaaaggaaactaaaatgCATAATCCCTAATCTAAATGATCAAAACATGCAAGAATGAAgagttaaaacaatgcaaatgtgcaagatatcaactcccccatactagtcctttacttgtccacaagtaaactttcaagagCAAAAGGGAGAGAAGTTTGGAAATGAGAACTTATAACCAAAAGGACACTTTCTAGCCATCAACCTAACATCCTAAGGAAAACATAGCAAAGAGCATGAGCAACTTTCTTAGTGCACTCTAGTTTCTCAAAGCCTAGCAAGACTCTTTTATCTCTACACAAGGCACATTGTCATCCAACCAACAAGTTCCTtagccaactctcacattcattcacacacacacaaggtgaattcttacaaatgggcacatgatttTAGTCATTTGGCTAGGGAAGCAAATGGTCTAATATGAATGAGAGGAGGGTTTAAATGCATCATTTCAAGGTGGTtatcactcaagaacaaggagcttgatcattatgcataatttatctaagactagaagcaattcatgcatacatagatctattctcatcattctaccctTTTCTCAAGTGTCCCAAGTTCTATCCTCATATTACATCACCCAAcacccaaaataacaataacACCCACTTacatcactcacccaatgaacaactctttttttttttattttgactcaACCAACTAGGGACCTTCTTTTCACTTCTTAGCTCTAATTCTTTTTCTTTGCCCTTCCCTACTATCTTATTGagactttctttttctttttctttctcttttttttctttttttttattgaggAAAGGTCTCAAATGACATAATCTAgagctttctttctttcttttggtcCCTAGGTTTTTTCTTTTACACTCTCTTGTTCATCTTTCTCAACTTTCTCACATCCCAAACCCAAGACATTAAACTTTTAGAGCACATAAACCCACTcaccatcctagatgctagCTCAAATGAGGTTCCTATGCTAGCAAGAGATGGGAAAAAATCTATGTcgcctccaatactctcaagattttgcacaagACAAGCT
The window above is part of the Brassica napus cultivar Da-Ae chromosome C8, Da-Ae, whole genome shotgun sequence genome. Proteins encoded here:
- the LOC106382405 gene encoding rho GDP-dissociation inhibitor 1-like isoform X2; this translates as MGLKDEDKKIEKSSEEPMGHGTLSRNNSHSSLSPTEDDEDEDKNLELGPMIALKEQLEKDKDHESLRRSKEQLLGIVDLEEVGETPDPVVKIMNLTIRSPDREDMVPWFTLKEGSKYTLVFTFRVTNNIVSGLRYSNTVWKTGIKVYSRKQMLGTFSPQAEPYNHVMFEESTPSGMLVRGSYSVKSKFVDDDNKCYLENNYTFDIRKNWL
- the LOC106382406 gene encoding BAG family molecular chaperone regulator 5, mitochondrial, coding for MKRSRKFSSSSTTTTVIHTFYNDHTAPQTTREIPIETPPPPAKATVTINASGDKAAARIQSGYRSHKIRGLYKTISSVHREANRAQSMIQRQETVDAIRSDEKERLRMNEALMSLLLKLDSVPGLDPTIREARRKVSRQIVGMQEILDAISEAKDENQWWSNYGDGQGGAWPMYWEEAVEEEMCRERGGDEMERFCAQYLGFRCFQRFLRE
- the LOC106382405 gene encoding rho GDP-dissociation inhibitor 1-like isoform X1; the encoded protein is MGLKDEDKKIEKSSEEPKGHGTLSRNNSHSSLSPTEDDEDEDKNLELGPMIALKEQLEKDKDHESLRRSKEQLLGIVDLEEVGETPDPVVKIMNLTIRSPDREDMVPWFTLKEGSKYTLVFTFRVTNNIVSGLRYSNTVWKTGIKVYSRKQMLGTFSPQAEPYNHVMFEESTPSGMLVRGSYSVKSKFVDDDNKCYLENNYTFDIRKNWL